ATTGGCTCAACTCTCCAACCCCaattgatatttatgttcttgggtactctctctttctctctcttgcttgtttttgtaaaatattttctaacttTTCTCCATCCATGTAAGAAGATTCTAGCATATTTGTATGCAACCAAATACATATACTATTTATCTACCGGTCAAGAGTATGTATAGATTGTGGAGTGGAAATTCGaacatttaaaaagtttaaagaaaaaagtagatgtttgagatcctatattggttagagaggaaaCTGGATGTGATACGTAATAGGCAAAAATAAACCATATCTGCTAGTAAtgaacttgagctgttacaaattgtatcagagtcagacacctcagacaccgTGTATTGTGCCGGCGAGGACGCTGATCCCCcaagaaggtggattgtgaaatctaatatcagttggagaaagaaataaaatatatttttttataagagtgtagaaacatcCCTAGTGGACATCAGTAATTGATGCATTGATCAtcagtaatttaattaaatttgttaatatatatgttaaagGGTACCTCTTAATTGATTActtgtattatttttcttaataggTTCCAAGAAATCGTCCCTCTAAATGCAGGCAATGTGCTTGGGGCGGAGGACAGTGGCCCTGCTGCCCAATGGCTAGCCCTTATCCAGGAAGCCCTGAACACCAACCAGCGCCAAGCAGTACAGACGCCGAGGCAAAGTTTCTCAGACTTTCTCGCTTTAGAAGACAACAATGGCAGTGACAAAACTGGGGTGTGCTTGTCGGGTAACTCGATGCAACAACGATATTGCCTAGTAGCAAGCAAGCAGATGGTAGGGATATTCTTGTGTGTATGGATTCGAGCAGATCTTTGCAAACACGTCTCGAATCTGAAGGTCTCCAATGTCGGGAGAGGTGTCATGGGGTTCCTTGGCAACAAGGTGAGCCACTATTGTATTAAAGATACTAGAGTCATTGAATTCGAGTCAAACCCGAATGACGTTTTGTGGTGTATTAACAGGGATCTGTGTCAATCAGTATAACACTGCACCAAACAACCTTTTGCTTTGTCTGCACACATTTGACTTCAGGGGAGAAGGAAGGTGATGAAGTAAAAAGAAACTCAGAtgtgagtgaaattttgaagaaaactaGGTTTTCACATTCTTGTAGAGCTACTACTGGAGCACAGCTACCCCCTCCTGAGACCATATTGGATCATGAGTAAATcccattttcctttcttattaATTACCCGACCGAATCAAACCATTTGTGAAGGTTGTGATcctaacataaaattatatgCAGCAAGGTCATCTGGCTCGGGGATCTGAATTATCGCCTTTCGACTGGCTGTGGGGAAACATACGAGCTTCTTAGGAAGAAGGATTGGCAGGCACTTCTAGAGAAAGATCAGGTGAGTTCAATGAACAAAAACTTCAAATCAACTAGAGTTTGTTCGTCTCCTAGAACGAAACCTTAAAATCTCGTTCAAATCGGTTTTGGTCTATTCAATCTATTGGCAGCTAAAGTTAGAGCAAAAGGCTGGTCGAGTGTTCGAAGGGTGGGAAGAAGGACGAATACAGTTTGCTCCAACTTACAAATATATTACCAATTCTGACCATTATGTTGCATTGTCGTCCAACTCGAAGCCATCCAGAGAGAAACGGCGAACTCCAGCTTGGTAAGTTTGGCAATGCTGCAAGATctgcaaaaataaaacttatgtTTCTGATCAGATTCTTTCTATTGAAATTTGGTAGGTGTGATCGAATCTTGTGGAGAGGGGTAGGAATGAAGCAGATGTGGTATACAAGAGGGGAGTGCAGATTCTCAGATCACAGACCTGTTTACTCCCTCTTTTCAGTCCAAGTCGACTTAGCAAACGAGAATCTCTCAAATACCAACTCAACCATCACTGCTGCAACGAAACCGTCATTCGAAGCTGCTTTGTCATCTTTATGTGCAGCCAAAGTCCAAGCTGAGGAGCTCTTTCTCAGTTCAGAGACCATTGATGCCTCCCAAAACCCTCCCTAAACCTTTCAATAACTGTAACTAGTACTCTCATGACTCCACTTTAGGAATGTATCCAATGTATATATGATTTCATGGTTTCCAACAGCTGAGAATTGAAGCTGCAAGCTCAAGCTGCCTGGCTGTTTCCCATCGATTAAGCAAACAGTAGGTGGTGGAAGCTCAAGTGCTTGAGCGTGAAGCGCATACCATACATTTCGGTCTGgtgattcttttattttgttgaaggaaaaggaatCAAATCAAGCAAGATGTGGGCGTCAAGCTCAAATTTTTTACACAGTTTTTCGAGATGTTTGTAGATATAGGACTGTGGATTTCAATGTTAATATGGGTTGAAGGTGGACGGTAGAGTCTATAATCAAGCAAGAAAAGATAGGAAATGGAAAGGATATTGTGACTGCATCACTAATTCACTCTTacatgtttatattttatagtgTTCTTATTTCTTCATACGGGTATGTTCAATTTCTAACTAACTGAATGTTCAGGTCATCGTCCATAAATGTGTAATTTCCTATCACAGAAAAAGAATTGATTCTGAAAAATGGGTAGAGGAGTAGACTCAGCTTGCAACTTTCAGAACTAATTAAAGAAGATAAGCTATGGAAACACTAGTAAACTCAACTACGGAAAGCAgttatattgaaaatatgaaacttctttttcagtttGAAATGAGATATGTGGTAGATGAAccatataattaatttcctGATACGGATTGACTATGAACTCCCAAATTGAGTTCTACTATTAGCAGTNAAAAAGTTTGATTAAGAAATGCGAGTAACCTAATTGTATTGCCTTGCAAGTAAACCACCTTTGGTGTAGCAGTCTTAAGATCCACAGCAAGCCGACTTCTGAGCAGTTTGGGAAGCCCCTGCTCCATTATCTGCTTGGTTTATCTTGATTGTTTGAGGCTGCAAAATCCCACCAGGTAAGAGAGGGGATGTACAAAGAAAGAATTTATGGCtaaaataacacaaaattttatacCTCAGCCTTAGAATCGCTGTCAGATAGCCTTTGTTTAATATCCTTAGCTATGGAGAAGAAAACTTCTTCCACATTCAAATTTGTCTTTGCACTCTGAAATACACAACATCTTCAAGATATATGATCTAAACTAACTACCCAGGAAATACGTTCGAGAGCTGctaaatattttacttacaGTCTCAAAAAACTTGATGCCATACTCATCTGCGAGAGCTTGACCTTTGGATGTAGGAACGGCCTAAACAAAAGTTCGAGTTTTAATTACCAATTCACTGAGATTTGAACAATCATAGATTTCTGGAGGAAGTGGATTTGAAAACATACAAGTTGAAGTTGCAAAAAACGTAGAAAAAATACATACCCTTTTGCTCTCATCCATATCAGCCTTGTTACCCACCAGTATCTTGTTGACATTGTCAGAAGCATGTTGTTCAATGTTACGGATCCAATTTCTAATGtctgaataaattaaaaaataaataagaaaaggaaaaaggaaaagaaaatcatgtctTGACAAGCAACTAAGATGTTAATAAGAACATAGATAATGtcatgaagaaaagaagatgtTCCTTTACGCAATAAAGAACGAGAAAAGCTACTCTAGTACAACTATCTTCAATGGCAAATTTCTGAACCGACTGTAGTCCTACTATGAACTTAAAAGAGCAACCAGCATCTTCAGATCTTTAACCTTTGGTTTAAGGTAGAGAAGAATTACTGTTAAATGATGACTCGTCTGTGACATCGTACACTAGCAAAATGCCCATGGCTCCACGGTAGTAAGCTgcagaaataaaattttacttgAGACTTGGTGGACCTCCCAGAAATAGGAGGAAACATTTACATAcgaaaactaaataaataagatcAAATCCTCATGagtaatcaaatatattatgtatGAAAATTTGTCAGCATGTAAATCTACAtagaaatttctaaaaatcatCCAGAATATCACAAGAAGCAGAAGTCCATACTCATCAGGAAATAAAAACTTGCAAGGATGGAGATTAAGGATTGCAAACATTTATATGAAGATTAATCCTCTAGAAATTTAAGAAGCATGAAATAATGCGTTGGAAtaaagtagaaagaaaaattaaatgactTCCAGAACTCTTCTGCAACTGCATATTTCAATATTGCTAATAAGAGCAAACGTTAATAAGAATGTGTACAGACCAGTTGTAATTGTTCTAAACCGCTCCTGACCAGCGGTATCCCAAATTTGCAATTTA
This portion of the Cucurbita pepo subsp. pepo cultivar mu-cu-16 chromosome LG08, ASM280686v2, whole genome shotgun sequence genome encodes:
- the LOC111800393 gene encoding type I inositol polyphosphate 5-phosphatase 8-like — protein: MGIKRGKIFKSSWPRVVARKWLNFPADKVPSPSDYVTRGRKKSCSDEDRCAVAPEDMGVERWTMEKTRGLGDQTLNLRMLVGTWNVGGKPPKEDLDMRDWLNSPTPIDIYVLGFQEIVPLNAGNVLGAEDSGPAAQWLALIQEALNTNQRQAVQTPRQSFSDFLALEDNNGSDKTGVCLSGNSMQQRYCLVASKQMVGIFLCVWIRADLCKHVSNLKVSNVGRGVMGFLGNKGSVSISITLHQTTFCFVCTHLTSGEKEGDEVKRNSDVSEILKKTRFSHSCRATTGAQLPPPETILDHDKVIWLGDLNYRLSTGCGETYELLRKKDWQALLEKDQLKLEQKAGRVFEGWEEGRIQFAPTYKYITNSDHYVALSSNSKPSREKRRTPAWCDRILWRGVGMKQMWYTRGECRFSDHRPVYSLFSVQVDLANENLSNTNSTITAATKPSFEAALSSLCAAKVQAEELFLSSETIDASQNPP